The genome window GGAGCGGGTGTTCGCCGCCCATCTCTCCGGGTATGAAGGCGTCCTTCAGCATCCCGAGTGGTCGCCCATGCGAATCGATTTCCAGCCCTTTCCTTATCCCTCCTTCACGGAGGCGCTCGTCTCCGCCTTAAGGGAGACGGAAGTGGAAGGCGAGACGGGGTTCCTGGGGGCTCTCGACGCTGCCGATGTGGCGCGGGATCTGGTGCTGGAGGAGTTGGCCCGGCGGGCGGTCGAGGAGCTGGGAGGGCCTGGGATCTTCGGCCAGCCGGCGACATGGCGCCGGCAAGAGCGCATCGAGCCATGAGGCGGTGGCTATGAAGCAGAGGGGGATGGCAATTCTACTATCCTGCCTTGGGTTGGGGATTGGATGGGGACTCTGGGAAGGGCTCATTCGCATCGCGGTGCCCCGATCCTCCATGGCTGCCGCGTTCGCTCCGGGGCCTTCCCTGGAGGCCATGTATCATCTGATCCGGGAGGGGGTGCTGCTCTATCACGCGGGGGTGAGTCTCCGACGGGTTCTGATCGGGCTGGGGCTGGCGGTGGGGGTGGGAGTGCCCTTTGGACTGGCCCTCGGGTATTTTCCCAACTTGGAGCGGGTTGCTGCCCCGATTCTTCAGTTCGTGCGCACGGTCTCCCCGCTCTCCTGGATGCCCATCGCGGTGATCGCCCTGGGGATCGGGGATCGTGCGGTGATCTTCCTGATCGCCATCGCTTCTGTGTGGCCGATCCTGCTGAGCACGGCCTCTGGGGTGCGCCACCTGAATCGGAGCTGGCTGTGGCTGGCCCGCAGCGTAGGAGCTTCAACAATGCATATCCTGATCCACGTCGCCCTCCCGGCCGTGGGGGCTCAGCTCTTCAACGGGCTTCGGATGGCCGTGGGCATCGCCTGGGTGGTTCTGGTCCCTGCAGAGATGCTGGGGGTAAGCAGCGGGCTGGGTTATTTTCTCCTGGATGCGCGCGACCGTCTGAGCTACTCGGAGCTGATGGCGGCGATCCTGGGGATCGGGGGGGTGGGCCTGCTGCTGGACACCGGGATCCGCACGCTGGAGGTTCGCTGGCGGAAGTCGGGGGAGGGGCGCGCGTGATCTGGCGTGGATATCGAGTGGTCGAGCGGACGTGCGACGTGCTGGTGATCGGAGCCGGCATGGCCGGGTTGACCGCGGCATGGGCGGCCGCCCGGGCGGGGGCCCGAGTGCTGGTGGCGTGCAAGGGATTCGCAGGGGCTGATGGAGTCAGCCCCTTCGCTGGCGGGGTGGTGCTGTATCTGCTGCCGGAGGACGATGAAGAGGAGTTTCTTCGGGAACACGAATACCTTAACGAGGGGCTGATCCATGCCGAGGTTCTCCGGCGGGTGATCCGCCAGAATGCCTCCCTCTGGCAGGCGTGGGGACGGTGGGGGGCTCCGTTGGAGCGGGAGATGGATGGCTCTCCCCGCCGACGATGGCTGCGGATCGGTGGGCGCTCCCATGTTCCCCGGCTGGTTGTGGACAGCGTGGAGCTGATGCGGTTTCTCCGGCGACTGGCCTTGCGCTCGGGCGTTCGCCTGTTGGAGCAGACGTGCCTCACCGGCCTCTTAAAGGATCCGGCGGGAGCGCTGGCAGGGGCGGTCGGTTTCCGGCGACAGGATGGAGAGCTGGTGATCGTTCGCGCTCCTGCAGTGATTGTGGCCTCCGGTGGGTGCTCATGGCGGGGGGCCCATATGGGACAGCACAATGTGATGGGGGATGGCTACGCGATGGCGGCCCGCTTCGGAGCGGAGCTGGCTTCTATGGAGTTCTGCGCAAGCTATGTGGCTACCTGCTCCTTGTTCGACAGCCATGGTCAGTGTGTGCTGGCTGCTCTCGGAGGGAGGTTTCGAAACCGTCTGGGAGAGAACATCCTGATCCGCCATGGCCTGCCGGAGCCGGCCCCCACCCATCAGCTGGCGCTGGCCATGATCCTGGAACTCCTGGAAGGTCGAGGGCCCGTTCGATTCGATCTGCGGGGGATCTCCGAGGAGGAGCGTCGCGATTGGGAGGAACGGTTCCCCTTGGTAGCCCGCGGATTGCGGCGCACGGGTCGGGATGTATTCGCCGAACCGGTACCCTGGTTCCCAGGGTTCACCGGCTCGATCGGGGGAAGCGGCGGGATTCGCTGGCAGAGGCTCGGCGGGTGGACCAGCATCCCGGGTCTGTTTGTGGCGGGGGATGCGGCCATGCGCACGCCGATCACAGGGGCGGGCAGCGGCATTACTTTCTTGAATCTGGCGTGGGCAGGGGTCAGCGGTCTCTGGGCCGGCTTGTCGGCCGCCGGGTGGGTCCGAGGCCGCTCCGCGCCGGAACCTGAACGGACTGACAGGGCGATCGAGGAGGGTTTGAGGGAAACCGTAGAGCCTCTGGAGCGCCGAAAGGGACCCTCGCCCCGCTCGGTGCTCCGTCAGCTCCAACAGGTGGTGGTGGATCCCTGCGTCAGCTTTCTCCGGACCCGCGAGGGATTACAAGCGGCCCTGTCCCGGATTCGGGAGATCCGTCGGGAGGCCGAGGGGCTGCAGGCACGGGACTGGCACGATCTGGCCTGCTGTCATGAGGTTCGTCATGCCGCCCTGGTGGCGGAGGCGATGCTGGCCAGCGCTGTGGTTCGGGAGGAGAGCCGAGGCTGGCACCGCCGCCTGGATTTTCCGAACCCGGGAGGCCCCGTATGGGAGGTCTGGACAGCGGCGCGCCTGCAGGGAGAAGGAGCGGATGCGGATTTCGAGGTCTGGCTCTGGCCTCCCTCCTCGTTACGGGCGGAACCTCCGGAGGGCGCAGATGATCTGCTTCGTGGATGAGGAGCGGTGCGTGGGATGCGGCCTGTGTGTGCGGGTCTGCCCCTTGGATGTGTTCCGGATGACCCCGCGGGATGGGCGGGGGAAGCCGGTGGCCCGAGCCATCTATCCCGAGGATTGCATGAGCTGTTTCATCTGCGAGGAATACTGCCCGGTAGGCTGTCTGTATGTCAGCCCGGAGCGAAGCCCATTGCACGCGGTATGGCCTTTCCCCGCTGAGATCGAAGGGAGGGAAGAGAGATGAGCGAGATCGAGGCGCTCCTGCGTCACAATGAGGCCTACGCGGCCTCCTTCGACCAGGGTCATCTCCCCGCTGCTCCCTCCCGCCGGCTGGCCATCGTGACCTGCATGGACGCGCGCATCGATGTGCACCGGATCCTGGGCCTTCGGGAGGGCGAGGCCCACATCATCCGCAACGCCGGAGGGGTGGTCACGGAGGATGTGATCCGTTCCCTGACGATCTCCCAACGTCTGCTGGGCACGCGGGAGATTATGCTGATCCATCATACGGACTGCGGCATGCTGACGTTCCGGGATGATGATTTAAAGGATCGCATCCAGGCGGAGATCGGGATCCGGCCGCCCTTCGCCTTCGAGGCCTTCTCCGATCTGGAGGAGGATGTCCGACAATCCATCCGGCGGCTTCAGGCCAGCCCCTTTCTGCTCTATAAAGACGCCATCCGCGGCTTCATTTACGACGTGCGCACCGGCCGGCTCCGCGAAGTCCCCATGAATCCCTAACCCTTCCGGAGGTGAGTGATGGTGCTCTGGAAGCCCGACCCCAGCTTCTATCCGTCCCCTCGGCTCGCCATGCAGGCGCCCCCGGAGCGCCTGGCCTATGTGGCGACGGTGAACCCCCAGCCCGATGGGCGGCCCGATGCCCTGGCGGTGGTGGATGTGGACCCGCGTTCCCCCACCTACGGTCAGGTGATTGGAAAGGCGGAGCTGCCCTATGCTGGCGATGAGCTCCATCATTTCGGCTGGAACGCATGCAGCTCGGCGCTGTGCCCTTATGCGCCCCATCCCCACGTTCAGCGCCGATACTTGATTCTCCCTGGGTTGCGCTCGTCCCGGATCTACATTGTGGACACCCAGCCGGATCCCCGGAGCCCCCGTCTGGTGCGGGTGATCGAGCCGGAGGTGATCGCCTCCCGGACAGGCTACTCCCGCCCCCACACCGTGCATTGCGGGCCGGATGGGATCTACATCAGCGCCTTAGGGAGCCCGGAGGGGGATGGGCCAGGGGGGATCTTCGTGATCGATCATTACACCTTTGAGGTCCTGGGGCGCTGGGAGGTGGATCGAGGTCCGCAGTTCCTGGCTTACGATTTCTGGTGGCACCTGGGCTACGATGTGCTGATCACCAGCGAATGGGGAACCCCCCGCATGGTGGAGCAGGGAGTGGATGTCGAGGCTTTGCTGAACGGCCGCTATGGACATCGTTTGCACGTGTGGGATCTTCGGCGTCGTCGCCATATCCAGAGCCTGGATCTGGGGCCAGAACATCAGATGGTCCTGGAGCTGCGGCCAGCCCACGATCCGACGAAGGCCTATGGGTTTGCCGGGGTGGTTCTATCCTTAAAGGATCTGTCCGCTTCGGTATGGCTCTGGTATCGTGAGAACGGGTCCTGGGCTGTCCGCAAGGTCATCGAGATTCCAGCGGAACCGGCAGATCCGGATCTGCTCCCTCCCCTCCTCCGGGACTTCCGCGCCGTCCCGCCCCTGGTGACCGATATCAATCTCTCCCTGGACGATCGCTTTTTGTATGTTTCATGCTGGGGCACCGGGGAGTTGCGCCAATATGATGTCTCCGATCCCTTCCACCCCCGGTTGACCGGTGCCGTGCGCCTTGGGGGGATCGTGAGCCGTGCTCCTCATCCGAAAGATCCCGCGCGACCCTTGAACGGAGGCCCGCAGATGGTCGAGATCAGCCGGGATGGCCGCCGGGTCTACGTGACGAACTCCCTGTATATCCCATGGGATCCGATCTTCTACCCGGATGGCATTCGGGGATGGCTGGCGAAGCTGGATGTCGGTCCCGATGGGGGGGTGGCCGTGGATCCGGCGTTTTTCGTGGAATTTGGGGATTACCGGCCGCACCAGGTCCGGCTGGAAGGAGGGGATGCTTCCTCGGACTCCTTCTGCTATCCGTGAGGAGGCCTGGGGGAGGGAGGAGGGATGACGGACTGGATCCCGTGGGGCGGGGTGTTTCTGCTGGGAGCTTACCATGGCCTGAATCCCGCGATGGGGTGGCTGTTCGCTCTGGCTCTGGGCCTGCAGGAGCGACGGCGCCGGGCCCTCCTGCAGGCCCTGGTGCCGATCGGGATAGGTCACTTCCTGGCCGTTGGAGCGGTCGCCCTTTTGCTGACGGCCCTTCCTAACGTTCTGCCCCTTCGGTTCGTGCGCGGGGGGATCGCCCTGGTCCTGGCAGGTTTTGGGGTGTTCCGGCTGGTCCGCGCTCGCCATCCTCGATGGGTCGGTCTGCGGGTGGGATTCCGCGATCTGGTCCTGTGGTCAACGTTGATGGCCTCCAGCCATGGCGCAGGCCTCATGCTTTCTCCTTTCCTGCTCGGTCCATTCTGTGTGGTCCCCGGGCAGTATGGGAGCGGAGGGCTTGATCCTGCATGGCTGCTGAGCCTGCGACACAGCCTCCGCATGGTCGGCGCGCATACCCTGGGGTATCTGCTCACCATGGCCTTGGTCGCATGGATCGTATATGAAGGCGGCCGATGGGCTCTCCTACGACAGGCCTGGGTGAACCTGGATCTCCTCTGGGCCTTCGCCTTGATGGCTACTGCGCTTTTCTCCTTCCTTCTTTGAGAAGAAGTCCGCCCCATCCGCTCTCCATCCTGCCGCTTCCCGGGATGAGGTCCTCCATCCATCGGACGACCATCCGCGCTTTCGGAAAGGGGTGGCGGCTTCCCGGAATCCCTTTGGGGCGCGGCGTCCATCCCACGCTCCGTCGGGCTCAACCTCTCGCCCATTGACGCCCCCTCCCTTTGTGGTAAAATGAACAAAAGACCCGTGTGGGGGGAAGCATGGGGACGGGAACCCTCCTGGAGTATGTGCCGATCGGGCTGTTGCTTCTGATCGGCCTGGGGATCGGAGCGGCAGCCATGCTGGCACCGGCCCTTCTGGCCCCTCGACGGCCCAGCCGTCGCAAGCACCTTCCCTATGAGTCGGGCATGATCCCCATCGGTCCGGCGCAGCGGCGTTTTCCGGTCAAATTTTATCTTATCGCCCTTCTTTTTATTCTATTTGATATTGAAATTGTTTTCTTCTATCCATGGGCTCTGCAAGTTCGAGCCTTGAAGGTTATCGCTCTGATGGAGATGGCGATCTTTGTTCTGATCCTGCTGGTGGGATATGTCTACGCTTGGCGGAAAGGAGCCTTCGAATGGGAGCGGTGAAGGAGCCGGTGGCGGTGGTGGCGGGTCAGAAGACGGGGGAGGTGGGGGTGGCGCTCACCACGCTGGAGGAGGCGCTGGAATGGGTAGCCGCCTGGGGGCGGACCCGGGCCATGTGGCCGTTGCTGTTCGGCCTGGCGTGTTGTGCCATCGAGATGATGGCTACCCAGGCCAGCCATTACGATCTTTCCCGGTTCGGGATGGAGATCATGCGGGCCTCGCCGCGCCAGGCGGATCTGATGATCGTGGCCGGTCGGGTGAGCCGGAAGATGGCCCCAGTGGTCCGGCGGCTTTACGATCAGATGACCGAGCCGAAGTGGGTGATCGCCATGGGCGATTGTGCCTCCACCGGGGGGGTCTTCAACAATTACGCCATCGTCCAGGGAGTGGATGAGATCATCCCGGTGGATGTGTATGTCTCGGGTTGCCCGCCCCGTCCCGAGGGGTTGATCGAGGGCATCCTCTTGCTGCACGAGAAGATCCGGCGCGGTGGCCGGATCCGTTGATCGGGTAGGCTGGGATCTCGAGGATCCATCCGGTTTCCCCAGATCCTGGCCCCGGGGTTTCCTGCGGCAACAGCCGTCGCCCGAGTTGATTCTCGGAGCGGATCGGAAGGTGCCTGCCCTCCCTACGCCGCGGCGGGGGGAGGGAAGAAATCGATTCGTGGGGGGAAGGAGGAGAGCGTGTCGATTCAGGACGTGGTGGAAGCGATTCGGACCCGTTTCGGCGAGGCTCTTCAGGAGATCATTGAGTTCCGAGGGGAAACGACCCTGGTGGTCCGTCGGGAATCCCTGGTGGATCTCTGTCGTTTTCTCCGGGACGATCCTGCATGTCGATTTAATTTCCTATCTGATCTGTGCGCGGTGGATTACTGGCCGGATCGGCCCCGTTTTGCGGTCAACTATCATCTCTACTCCCTTCCCCACAACCTCCGGCTTCGAGTAAAGGTCTTTGTGGAGGAAGAGGACCCGGTGGTCCCCACGGTAACCGGGATCTGGCCCACGGCGAACTGGCACGAGCGGGAGGTTTACGATCTCTTCGGCATCCGCTTCGAAGGCCATCCGGATCTGCGCCGTATCCTGTTGCCGGAGGACTGGGAAGGGCATCCGTTGCGACGGGATCACCCCCTGGTGGTGGAGCCGGTCCAGTTCTCTTTTAACTGGCGGGAGATCGATTCCCGGAAGCCCTACGTGAAGGAATAACTTCCTTCTCTTCGGGGGCCGGCTCGGGACGCTCCCGGTGAGGGTCCGCAGCACGACTCTGAGCCCGTGAAGCTCCATTCCCCAAGGAAAGGTTAAGCGCTCATGGCGATCCGGGAAGGCGAGGTTCAGGAATTCACGCTGGAGCAGTTGAAGCATCTGGTCTCCGAACGAGCGCTTCGAGGGGAGACCATCCTTTTGAATGTCGGCCCGCAGCATCCGAGCACCCATGGCGTGTTACGCTTGCTGGTCGAGCTGGACGGCGAGACCATCGTCTCCGTCGTTCCCGATATCGGCTATCTGCACACGGGCATCGAGAAGCATTGCGAGTCGAAGACCTACACCAAGATCATCCCCCTGACGGATCGCATCGATTACCTCTCCCCGATGTCCAATAACCTGGCCTACGTGATGGCCGTGGAGAAGTTGCTGGGAGTGGAGGTTCCTCTGCGGGCCCAGTATATCCGGGTTATCCTCACGGAGCTCCAGCGCATTGCCAGCCATCTGGTCTGGCTGGGAACCCATGCCCTGGACATCGCAGCGATGAGCGTGTTTCTCTACTGTTTCCGGGAACGGGAGATGATCCTGGACATCTTCGAGATGGTCTCCGGCCAGCGGATGATGGTCTCCTATTTCCGCGTTGGCGGGCTGTGGCGCGATGTCCCCGAGGGGTTCGAGGATGCGGTGCGCGCTTTCCTGAAGCTCATGCCGTCCCGGATCAATGAATACGAGCGCCTGTTGAAGCGGAACCCACTCTGGCTTCGGCGGACGAAGGGGGTGGGGGTGATCTCGCCGGAGGAGGCCATCGCCTGGGGGATCACCGGCCCCTCCCTGCGGGGCTCCGGGGTGAACTACGATGTCCGCAAGGCCCAGCCGTATTCCTCCTATGATCACTTCGAGTTCGACATCCCGCTGGGGGAGAACGGCGACGTTTATGACCGTTTCATGGTGCGCATCGAGGAGATGCGCCAGAGCCTGCGCATCATCGACCAGGCCCTTCGACGCCTCCCGAAGGGGCCCTACATCACCCCGGATCGCAAGGTGACGCCGCCGCCGAAGGAGGAGCTGGCCTGGAGCATGGAGGCGCTGATCCATCACTTCAAGTTCTGGACGGAAGGGTTTAGCCCGCCGCCGGGCGAGGTCTATCACGCCGTGGAATCTCCGCGCGGGGAGTTCGGGGTCTACATCAACAGCGATGGCTCCCCGAAGCCCCGCCGGGTCCATTTCCGGGCGCCCTCCTTCGTCAATCTCCAGGCCCTCCCGATCATGGCGAAGGGATGCCTGGTGGCCGATCTCGTGGCCATCATCGGCAGTATCGACATCGTGCTGGGGGAAGTGGATCGCTGAGGGGGCAGGTTCGCCGGCCTATCCTCAAGTCAGGAGGTGAGGGATGCCAGAGGTGGTGATCCGCGGACGCCGCATGTTCTACGAGGAGCACGGGAGAGGGTTCCCGGTGCTGTTCGGGCACAGCTACCTGTGGGATGCCCGGATGTGGGAGCCCCAGGTGGCCGTCCTCTCGCGGGCCTACCGCTGCATCGTGCCGGAGATCTGGGCCCACGGCCGCTCAGACCCTCCGCCGCATTCGCCCTACTCGGTGGATGAGCTGGCGGAGGACATGTGGGCTTTCGCCCAGGCCCTGGGGCTCTCCCGGTTCGCGGTGGTCGGCCTCTCGGTGGGCGGGATGTGGGGGATGCGCCTGGCCCTGAACCACCCGGAGGCCGTCGCCGCCCTGGTGCTGATGGATACCGATGCAGGCGCGGAGCCGGAGGAATCCCGGCAACGGTATTTCGCCATGATGGCCGCCGTGGAGCAGGCGGGGGCGCTCCCCCCGCCCATCCTGGAGGCGCTGGTGCCCTTCTTTTTCTCGCCCGTCACGGTCCAGCGGGACCCGGAGCTCATCGCCCGGTTCAAGGCGGCCCTCGCCGCCGTCCCGCCCGAGCGCCTGCCGGGGATCCTGGCCATCGGGCGGGGGATCTTCAGCCGGACCTCGGTGCTGGAGCGGCTGGGGGAGATCCGGGCGCCGACCCTGGTGGTGGTGGGGGCCGATGATGTCTCGCGACCCCCTCATGAGGCGGAGCGGATGGCCCGGGCGATCCCCGGGGCGCGCCTGGAAGTCATCCCCGAGGCCGGGCACATCGTCAACCTGGAGCGCCCCGATGTGGTGACGCCCCTGCTGGAGGCGTTCCTGGCCCAGGCGCTGGGGGAGGGAGGGCGATGAGCGGGCAGCTCACCCATCGTTACGCCCGCCAGATCCTGGATGCGGCCCGATCCATCATCGGTCCAGAGGCATGGCGGGATGCGCTGCGGCGGGCCGGGCTGGAGCGTTATGAGGAGGCCTTACCACCCCTCAGCCCGGAGCCGGGGGTCACGTTCCAGGAGATCTCCGCGTTCTGCTACGCCATCCGGGAGCGGTTCGGCCCGGATGGGGGCTGGATGCTCCGCCGGATCGGGCATGAGGTCCTGCGTCGGGATCTCCAGGCCTATGGTTGGGTGGCGAACTTGATCCGCATGGTCTCCGGGTTCCTGCATGCACCCCGGGAGCGGGTTTACAACGCCTGGCAGCGGGCGGCCGCGGTGGTCCGCACGGAGACCGGCTCTTCGCCCCGCGTGTGGCGGGAGGGGGATCGGATTTACTGGGAGAACCCCTCCTGTCCTTACTGCGTGGATATCCGCTGTGCGGAGCCGTGCTGTGATCTCCCCGCCGGCGTGCTGGAGGCGCTGACAGCCTGGGTGCTGGAGCGGCCGACGGAGGCGGTCCACGTGATGGAGGAAGCCTGCCGCGGCCGGGGAGACCCCGCCTGCCGCTATCGGGTCGAGGTGTGAGGGGAACTCCGCGGGCGCTGGGCTCGCGCGTGCGGAAAGCAGGGTTTTCCATCCTGAATCGAGGCGGAGAGGATGCTCCGGGAGAAATACGCGCAGGAGATTGAGGCGATCCTGGCGAAATATCCGGTGAAGCGTTCGGCGATCCTCCCCCTGCTCTATCTGGTGCAGCAGGAATATGGCTACTGCACCGAGGAGGGCATCCGGGAGGTGGCGGAGATCACCGGCGTCAGCCCCACGGAGGTTCGGGAGGTGGTGGGCTTCTACACCCTTTTCTATGATCGCCCCATCGGCCGCCACCGGATCCAGATCTGTGATGATCTCCCCTGTGCGCTGCGAGGGGCGGACGAACTGGTGGCGTATGCCATCCGCCGCCTGGGGGTGCGCCCCGGCGAGACCACGCCGGATGGCCGGTTCACCCTGGAGACCGTGATGTGCATCGGAGCGTGCCATCGGGCGCCCGCCATGCAGGTGGATCTGGAGTTTGTGGAGCATGTGACCCCCGAGGTTTTCGATCGAGTGATTGAAGATCTCTCCCGGGATGGGATGTGATGGGACGCTATATCCTGTTGCGACATCGGGAGATCCCCGATCTCCATCGTCTGGAGGTCTACGTCCGCCACGGCGGCTATGAGGCGTGGCGGAAGGCCCTCACCGCTATGACCCCGGATCAGGTGATCGAGGAGGTGAAGGCCTCCGGCCTGCGGGGGCGAGGCGGGGCGGGCTTCCCCACCGGGATGAAGTGGTCCTTCGTGCCGAAAGATGTGTTCCCGAAATATGTGGTGGTCAACGCCGATGAATCCGAGCCGGGGACCTTCAAGGATCGCGAGATCATGGAGGGGAATCCCCACCAGCTGATCGAGGGGGCGCTTTTGGCTGCTTATGCGATCCAGGCGGAGCGTGTTTATATCTATATCCGTGGGGAGTACCGCTCGGTGGCCCGCCGCCTGGAAGCGGCCATCGCGGAGGCCTACGCGGCTGGCTTCATCGGCCGCAACGTCCTGGGCACGAGTTATTCCGTGGAGATGTTCGTTCACCTGGGGGCCGGGGCTTATATCTGTGGGGAGGAGACGGCGCTCCTGGAATCCCTCGAGGGGAAGATCGGCCATCCCCGGGTGCGTCCGCCGTTCCCGGCGACCTATGGCCTCTACGGCCAGCCGACGGTGGTCAACAACGTGGAGACTCTGGCCAATGTGCCTCCGATTATCCTCCACGGCGCGGCCTGGTATCGGACGATGGGAACG of Thermoflexus sp. contains these proteins:
- a CDS encoding ABC transporter permease, whose protein sequence is MYHLIREGVLLYHAGVSLRRVLIGLGLAVGVGVPFGLALGYFPNLERVAAPILQFVRTVSPLSWMPIAVIALGIGDRAVIFLIAIASVWPILLSTASGVRHLNRSWLWLARSVGASTMHILIHVALPAVGAQLFNGLRMAVGIAWVVLVPAEMLGVSSGLGYFLLDARDRLSYSELMAAILGIGGVGLLLDTGIRTLEVRWRKSGEGRA
- a CDS encoding FAD-binding protein, producing the protein MIWRGYRVVERTCDVLVIGAGMAGLTAAWAAARAGARVLVACKGFAGADGVSPFAGGVVLYLLPEDDEEEFLREHEYLNEGLIHAEVLRRVIRQNASLWQAWGRWGAPLEREMDGSPRRRWLRIGGRSHVPRLVVDSVELMRFLRRLALRSGVRLLEQTCLTGLLKDPAGALAGAVGFRRQDGELVIVRAPAVIVASGGCSWRGAHMGQHNVMGDGYAMAARFGAELASMEFCASYVATCSLFDSHGQCVLAALGGRFRNRLGENILIRHGLPEPAPTHQLALAMILELLEGRGPVRFDLRGISEEERRDWEERFPLVARGLRRTGRDVFAEPVPWFPGFTGSIGGSGGIRWQRLGGWTSIPGLFVAGDAAMRTPITGAGSGITFLNLAWAGVSGLWAGLSAAGWVRGRSAPEPERTDRAIEEGLRETVEPLERRKGPSPRSVLRQLQQVVVDPCVSFLRTREGLQAALSRIREIRREAEGLQARDWHDLACCHEVRHAALVAEAMLASAVVREESRGWHRRLDFPNPGGPVWEVWTAARLQGEGADADFEVWLWPPSSLRAEPPEGADDLLRG
- a CDS encoding 4Fe-4S dicluster domain-containing protein → MICFVDEERCVGCGLCVRVCPLDVFRMTPRDGRGKPVARAIYPEDCMSCFICEEYCPVGCLYVSPERSPLHAVWPFPAEIEGREER
- a CDS encoding carbonic anhydrase, translating into MSEIEALLRHNEAYAASFDQGHLPAAPSRRLAIVTCMDARIDVHRILGLREGEAHIIRNAGGVVTEDVIRSLTISQRLLGTREIMLIHHTDCGMLTFRDDDLKDRIQAEIGIRPPFAFEAFSDLEEDVRQSIRRLQASPFLLYKDAIRGFIYDVRTGRLREVPMNP
- a CDS encoding selenium-binding family protein; translated protein: MVLWKPDPSFYPSPRLAMQAPPERLAYVATVNPQPDGRPDALAVVDVDPRSPTYGQVIGKAELPYAGDELHHFGWNACSSALCPYAPHPHVQRRYLILPGLRSSRIYIVDTQPDPRSPRLVRVIEPEVIASRTGYSRPHTVHCGPDGIYISALGSPEGDGPGGIFVIDHYTFEVLGRWEVDRGPQFLAYDFWWHLGYDVLITSEWGTPRMVEQGVDVEALLNGRYGHRLHVWDLRRRRHIQSLDLGPEHQMVLELRPAHDPTKAYGFAGVVLSLKDLSASVWLWYRENGSWAVRKVIEIPAEPADPDLLPPLLRDFRAVPPLVTDINLSLDDRFLYVSCWGTGELRQYDVSDPFHPRLTGAVRLGGIVSRAPHPKDPARPLNGGPQMVEISRDGRRVYVTNSLYIPWDPIFYPDGIRGWLAKLDVGPDGGVAVDPAFFVEFGDYRPHQVRLEGGDASSDSFCYP
- a CDS encoding NADH-quinone oxidoreductase subunit A, whose product is MGTGTLLEYVPIGLLLLIGLGIGAAAMLAPALLAPRRPSRRKHLPYESGMIPIGPAQRRFPVKFYLIALLFILFDIEIVFFYPWALQVRALKVIALMEMAIFVLILLVGYVYAWRKGAFEWER
- a CDS encoding NADH-quinone oxidoreductase subunit B family protein — encoded protein: MGAVKEPVAVVAGQKTGEVGVALTTLEEALEWVAAWGRTRAMWPLLFGLACCAIEMMATQASHYDLSRFGMEIMRASPRQADLMIVAGRVSRKMAPVVRRLYDQMTEPKWVIAMGDCASTGGVFNNYAIVQGVDEIIPVDVYVSGCPPRPEGLIEGILLLHEKIRRGGRIR
- a CDS encoding NADH-quinone oxidoreductase subunit C gives rise to the protein MSIQDVVEAIRTRFGEALQEIIEFRGETTLVVRRESLVDLCRFLRDDPACRFNFLSDLCAVDYWPDRPRFAVNYHLYSLPHNLRLRVKVFVEEEDPVVPTVTGIWPTANWHEREVYDLFGIRFEGHPDLRRILLPEDWEGHPLRRDHPLVVEPVQFSFNWREIDSRKPYVKE
- the nuoD gene encoding NADH dehydrogenase (quinone) subunit D, which translates into the protein MAIREGEVQEFTLEQLKHLVSERALRGETILLNVGPQHPSTHGVLRLLVELDGETIVSVVPDIGYLHTGIEKHCESKTYTKIIPLTDRIDYLSPMSNNLAYVMAVEKLLGVEVPLRAQYIRVILTELQRIASHLVWLGTHALDIAAMSVFLYCFREREMILDIFEMVSGQRMMVSYFRVGGLWRDVPEGFEDAVRAFLKLMPSRINEYERLLKRNPLWLRRTKGVGVISPEEAIAWGITGPSLRGSGVNYDVRKAQPYSSYDHFEFDIPLGENGDVYDRFMVRIEEMRQSLRIIDQALRRLPKGPYITPDRKVTPPPKEELAWSMEALIHHFKFWTEGFSPPPGEVYHAVESPRGEFGVYINSDGSPKPRRVHFRAPSFVNLQALPIMAKGCLVADLVAIIGSIDIVLGEVDR
- a CDS encoding alpha/beta fold hydrolase, encoding MPEVVIRGRRMFYEEHGRGFPVLFGHSYLWDARMWEPQVAVLSRAYRCIVPEIWAHGRSDPPPHSPYSVDELAEDMWAFAQALGLSRFAVVGLSVGGMWGMRLALNHPEAVAALVLMDTDAGAEPEESRQRYFAMMAAVEQAGALPPPILEALVPFFFSPVTVQRDPELIARFKAALAAVPPERLPGILAIGRGIFSRTSVLERLGEIRAPTLVVVGADDVSRPPHEAERMARAIPGARLEVIPEAGHIVNLERPDVVTPLLEAFLAQALGEGGR
- the nuoE gene encoding NADH-quinone oxidoreductase subunit NuoE; this translates as MLREKYAQEIEAILAKYPVKRSAILPLLYLVQQEYGYCTEEGIREVAEITGVSPTEVREVVGFYTLFYDRPIGRHRIQICDDLPCALRGADELVAYAIRRLGVRPGETTPDGRFTLETVMCIGACHRAPAMQVDLEFVEHVTPEVFDRVIEDLSRDGM
- the nuoF gene encoding NADH-quinone oxidoreductase subunit NuoF; the encoded protein is MGRYILLRHREIPDLHRLEVYVRHGGYEAWRKALTAMTPDQVIEEVKASGLRGRGGAGFPTGMKWSFVPKDVFPKYVVVNADESEPGTFKDREIMEGNPHQLIEGALLAAYAIQAERVYIYIRGEYRSVARRLEAAIAEAYAAGFIGRNVLGTSYSVEMFVHLGAGAYICGEETALLESLEGKIGHPRVRPPFPATYGLYGQPTVVNNVETLANVPPIILHGAAWYRTMGTEKSPGPKIFCLSGRVRRPGNYEAELGKITFRDLIFGEEYGQGLLEDGRTVKAILPAGASAPMLPASALDTPLDYESVQAAGSMLGSASIIVLDDTVDIVWAAYKMVRFFQHESCGKCTPCREGTYWLRRVYERIIAGRGRPQDPELLESIARQMAGKTLCPLGDFATSPVLSSLKYFRKEYEAYLQRVAKTPAEMPA